The following proteins come from a genomic window of Pichia kudriavzevii chromosome 1, complete sequence:
- a CDS encoding uncharacterized protein (PKUD0A05590), whose amino-acid sequence MSVDNPTSYLNNDNIDQLVPEKKKRVSSISLSDQFVSAIPSMSQLANLPRPLIPTVDVDLNRSSMEKDLPKFKKDMIDHPRVASYAFAFDIDGVLVRGPDTLEPGVRAIKYLEGDNPYNIKVPYIFVTNGGGKHESVRAQDLSRRLQTDIAVDQIVQGHTPMKELSDVYKNVLVVGGVGNTCRNVAKKYGFKNVYTPYDIMKWDPSVTPYYTMTEEDLSYCDDHQDVDFSQTKIDAIMVFADSRNWAADQQIILELLMSKEGYMGTISETFEDGPPIYFAHSDFVWSTNYRLVRYGMGALQVSIAALYREHTGKELKVIRFGKPQRSTFKFAEKVLHTWRKSILTEHIDELTSTADSTTQTSVFSSNDDSKYTSVFNDSESESDEEDSSDRDQPSSAPLTFQSLTKLKINQPSGATLVSSNSFSSPDDLPPPSTVYFVGDTPESDIRFANSHDESWFSILVNTGVYQSNTVPKYAPKKQCENVFEAVKFAVEREHAKELSEWNKHALDQPIT is encoded by the coding sequence atgTCAGTTGATAATCCTACATCTTATTTGAATAACGACAACATTGACCAACTTGTCCcggagaagaagaagagggtCTCCTCTATTTCCTTGTCTGACCAATTTGTTTCTGCTATCCCTTCAATGTCCCAACTAGCCAACCTCCCTCGCCCGCTAATTCCGACGGTTGATGTTGATCTCAACCGCTCCTCTATGGAGAAGGACCTTCCAAAGTTTAAAAAGGATATGATTGACCATCCCAGAGTGGCCTCGTAtgcatttgcatttgacATTGACGGTGTTCTTGTGAGAGGACCAGACACGCTAGAGCCTGGTGTTCGGGCAATCAAGTACTTAGAAGGCGACAATCCTTACAACATCAAGGTCCCCTATATTTTCGTTACAAATGGTGGCGGCAAACATGAGAGCGTGCGTGCACAAGACTTGTCCAGACGCTTGCAGACCGATATTGCTGTTGACCAAATAGTTCAAGGCCACACGCCAATGAAGGAGCTCTCTGATGTCTATAAAAACGTCCTTGTTGTTGGCGGTGTGGGGAACACCTGTAGAAATGTTGCTAAAAAATACGGGTTCAAAAATGTCTACACCCCGTACGATATAATGAAGTGGGACCCATCGGTTACTCCCTACTATACAATGACTGAGGAAGACCTCTCATATTGTGACGACCATCAGGATGTTGATTTCTCCCAAACGAAAATCGACGCCATTATGGTTTTCGCTGATTCAAGAAACTGGGCAGCAGATCAACAGATTATCTTAGAGTTGTTGATGTCGAAGGAAGGTTATATGGGCACCATTTCAGAGACTTTTGAAGATGGTCCTCCAATTTATTTTGCCCATTCTGATTTTGTTTGGTCAACCAATTATAGATTGGTCAGATATGGTATGGGAGCATTACAGGTGTCAATTGCCGCCTTGTATAGGGAACATACTGGCAAAGAATTGAAGGTCATAAGATTTGGTAAGCCCCAAAGATcaactttcaaatttgCGGAAAAAGTTTTGCATACTTGGAGAAAATCGATTTTGACTGAACACATTGACGAGCTAACCTCAACAGCAGATTCAACGACTCAAACGTCAGTGTTTTCATCGAATGACGACTCCAAATATACTTCAGTCTTTAATGATTCAGAATCAGAGTCAGATGAGGAGGACTCCAGTGATCGAGACCAGCCTTCTTCTGCACCACTAACATTCCAATCCTTGACcaagttgaaaatcaaCCAACCAAGTGGCGCTACGCTGGTCTCGTCCAACTCCTTCTCCTCCCCAGACGACCTCCCACCACCTTCAACTGTCTATTTTGTTGGAGATACCCCTGAATCCGATATTAGATTTGCAAACAGCCACGACGAGAGTTGGTTCTCCATTTTGGTGAACACCGGAGTCTATCAATCAAACACAGTGCCTAAATATGcaccaaagaaacaatgTGAAAATGTATTTGAGGCTGTCAAGTTTGCAGTTGAAAGAGAACATGCAAAGGAGTTGAGTGAATGGAATAAGCATGCCTTGGACCAACCAATAACCTGA
- a CDS encoding uncharacterized protein (PKUD0A05650; similar to Saccharomyces cerevisiae YDR044W (HEM13); ancestral locus Anc_3.282) — MSVLDPSLPIKVQMERLVRAKQAEICAGLETLEPTARFRPDEWERGNNGGGGRSMVLADGDTFEKAGVNVSVVHGTLPPGAIERMKNDHKDIQTSSEGTVGFFACGLSMVLHPWNPHAPTMHLNYRYFEIMNPDGTTQTWWFGGGADLTPSYLYKEDAIHFHKLHKEALDPFGKELFPEFKEWCDKYFFIAHRGETRGVGGIFYDDFNRLPPQKCLEMAESCFNAMLPSYVPLVAKHKDDPYTEKEKEWQQIRRGRYVEFNLVYDRGTKFGLQTPGSRVESILMSLPKTATWLYNHEPEEGSREAELLKVTRNPVNWV; from the coding sequence ATGTCCGTACTTGATCCTTCATTACCTATTAAAGTCCAGATGGAACGTTTAGTTCGTGCTAAACAGGCAGAAATTTGCGCTGGTTTAGAAACTCTAGAACCAACGGCTAGGTTCAGACCAGATGAATGGGAACGTGGTAATAATGGCGGTGGTGGACGTTCCATGGTTCTAGCTGATGGTGACACTTTTGAGAAGGCTGGTGTCAATGTTTCCGTAGTTCATGGAACCCTACCACCAGGCGCTATTGAGCGTATGAAGAATGACCACAAGGATATCCAGACCAGCAGTGAAGGTACCGTTGGTTTTTTTGCCTGTGGGTTGTCCATGGTTTTACATCCTTGGAACCCTCATGCTCCAACGATGCATTTGAATTAcagatattttgaaatcatgAACCCAGATGGTACAACGCAAACTTGGTGGTTCGGTGGTGGTGCAGATTTGACGCCTAGTTACTTGTATAAAGAGGATGCCATCCATTTCCACAAGTTACACAAGGAAGCATTGGATCCTTTTGGTAAGGAATTGTTCCCggaattcaaagaatggTGTGATaaatatttctttatcGCCCATAGAGGTGAAACTAGAGGTGTAGGTGGTATTTTCTACGATGATTTTAATAGACTACCACCTCAAAAATGTCTTGAGATGGCAGAATCTTGCTTCAATGCAATGTTGCCTTCTTATGTTCCGCTAGTTGCTAAACATAAAGACGATCCATATAcagaaaaggaaaaagaatggCAACAAATCAGAAGAGGTAGATACGTTGAATTCAACCTTGTCTATGATAGAGGTACAAAGTTTGGATTGCAAACTCCAGGTTCAAGGGTTGAGTCTATTTTGATGAGTTTGCCTAAGACTGCTACGTGGTTATATAACCATGAGCCCGAGGAGGGTTCGAGAGAAGCCGAATTGCTAAAAGTTACTAGGAATCCGGTTAATTGGGTTTAA
- a CDS encoding uncharacterized protein (PKUD0A05640; Pfam Domains: Acid_phosphat_A(7.1e-55)): MQKLLLLATSITTISALPIGIDTPVANVTLSEDLFPTDIGFLGKTATADAPFLAETNGAAITYGVPTSSYTLPQPIETAIQARDHRNGDQNIYELFGSLSPYYVSDGWGVYDYGLPKQCSINQVHVLSRHGSRYPTSPNSLSKLLSHKNYTVSGELEFLNNWKYLQGSGILTKLGNQQLFDKGVRTFFRYGQLQDWNEDAMKIVARTTSQERMTFSAEYFLAGFYGLDWHDKANLEIIIEAKGFNNSLVPYENCPLNGKTYAIAPLSADGFLEKYTMKAVDRLNSQAEGIVFDAKSVKEMQDLCAYETNNNGFSHFCGLFTQQEWEDYEYYNSWTWYNSNMFGSPNGRAIGISWVEEFKQRLTGSSKFNWETLGLQNTTLDANPTYFPVDQKLYFDFSHDSIITSIFTALGMEQFKTNFTVDGSLRETNFQLSKVVPFASQTYFEIIECDGEVSANRTEPETSSNSTTGTPNKYVHMILNDHTIDLSKNFPEYCSPRVDGWCEFDSFVKYLDTLWEVADFEEACFSGTYNTTQIVKNGAPNS; this comes from the coding sequence ATGCAGAAATTATTGTTACTAGCTACCTCAATTACTACTATTTCTGCATTACCAATAGGCATTGATACCCCGGTTGCCAATGTTACCTTGTCAGAGGATTTGTTCCCCACCGATATTGGGTTTCTTGGGAAAACAGCTACAGCTGATGCTCCATTCCTAGCGGAAACCAATGGTGCGGCAATTACCTATGGTGTTCCGACATCTTCTTATACATTGCCACAGCCAATTGAGACAGCTATCCAAGCTAGAGACCATAGGAATGGCGACCAAAATATCTATGAGTTATTTGGAAGTTTATCTCCTTATTATGTTAGTGATGGTTGGGGGGTTTATGATTACGGATTACCCAAACAGTGTTCGATTAACCAGGTTCATGTTTTATCAAGGCATGGAAGTAGGTACCCAACAAGCCCAAACAGTTTAAGTAAGTTACTTTCGCATAAGAATTACACCGTATCGGGGGAATTGGAGTTTCTAAACAATTGGAAGTATTTACAGGGATCGGGAATCTTAACAAAACTTGGTAATCAacaattgtttgataagGGAGTCAGGACGTTCTTCAGATATGGCCAATTGCAGGACTGGAATGAAGATGCCATGAAGATTGTGGCAAGAACGACATCTCAGGAGCGTATGACTTTTAGTGCGGAATACTTCCTTGCAGGGTTCTATGGTTTAGACTGGCACGACAAGGCCAATTTGGAGATTATCATTGAGGCAAAAGGTTTTAACAATTCCCTCGTACCTTACGAGAATTGTCCTCTTAATGGAAAGACGTATGCCATTGCCCCATTATCAGCAGATGgttttcttgaaaagtATACCATGAAAGCGGTAGATAGACTCAACAGCCAAGCTGAAGGAATCGTATTTGATGCTAAAAGTGTGAAAGAAATGCAGGATTTATGCGCATACGAGACTAACAACAATGGCTTTTCCCACTTTTGTGGTTTGTTCACTCAACAGGAATGGGAGGACTATGAATATTATAACTCTTGGACTTGGTACAACAGCAATATGTTTGGCTCACCAAATGGCAGAGCTATTGGAATAAGTTGGGTTGAAGAGTTCAAACAAAGACTAACAGGATCAAGTAAGTTTAACTGGGAGACATTAGGGTTGCAAAACACCACCCTTGATGCAAACCCAACATACTTCCCTGTTGACCAGAAGTTATACTTCGATTTCTCACATGATTCTATCATTACTAGTATTTTTACTGCTCTTGGCATGGAGCAGTTCAAGACGAATTTCACCGTTGACGGATCTCTCAGAGAAACGAATTTCCAATTATCAAAGGTTGTGCCATTTGCCTCACAGACATACTTTGAGATCATTGAATGTGATGGTGAGGTTTCAGCAAACAGAACGGAGCCAGAGACGAGCAGCAACAGCACTACGGGCACTCCAAACAAGTATGTGCACATGATATTGAATGACCATACTATTGACTTGTCGAAGAACTTTCCGGAGTACTGCAGCCCAAGAGTGGACGGATGGTGTGAATTTGATAGCTTTGTCAAATACCTGGACACGCTCTGGGAGGTTGCGGATTTTGAAGAGGCTTGCTTTAGTGGAACCTATAACACTACCCAGATTGTTAAAAACGGTGCCCCAAACTCGTAG
- a CDS encoding uncharacterized protein (PKUD0A05630; Pfam Domains: Acid_phosphat_A(4.4e-57)): MLQLPVLVTLVSAVSGLPIGSDSLIATSTSTEELFPTDIGYYGKTGTSIAPFMAQTDGAAITYGVPTSSYTLAQPIETAIQAKDHREGDQNIFQLMGSHSPYYISDGWGVYDYAIPGQCSISQVHLLSRHGSRYPTGSIETAELLSKKNYSVNGELEFLKDWKYSEGVGVLTKLGNQQLFDKGVRTFFRYGQLQDWNEDAMKIVARTTSQERMTFSAEYFLAGFYGLDWHDKANLEIIIEDKGYNNTLSPKYACDIKSKTEETTRDVTTPLLERYTKKAVERLNNQIEGIRFSAENIYEMQDLCAYETNNNGFSHFCGLFTQQEWEDYEYYNSWVWYNKNMFGSSNSRAKGVGWVEEFKQRLTGSSKFNWETLASQNTTLDTNPTYFPVDQKLYFDFSHDTVITHIFTALGMEQFKTNFTVDGSLRETNFQLSKVVPFASQTYFEIIECDGEVSANRTEPETSSNSTTGTPNKYVHMILNDHTIDLSKNFPEYCSPRVDGWCEFDSFVKYLDTLWEVADFEEACFSGTYNTTQIVTDGAPNI; the protein is encoded by the coding sequence ATGCTACAATTACCAGTGTTAGTTACTTTGGTTAGTGCAGTTTCAGGATTACCAATTGGTAGTGATTCACTCATTGCAACTTCTACATCTACAGAAGAGCTCTTTCCAACAGATATTGGCTATTATGGTAAGACTGGGACAAGTATTGCACCTTTTATGGCACAAACAGACGGTGCAGCTATTACCTATGGCGTTCCAACTTCGTCTTATACATTGGCGCAGCCAATTGAAACCGCCATCCAGGCCAAGGACCACAGGGAAGGTgatcaaaacattttccAGCTTATGGGCAGTCATTCTCCATACTACATCAGTGATGGTTGGGGCGTCTACGACTACGCAATCCCAGGCCAATGCTCCATCTCACAAGTCCATTTGTTATCAAGACATGGTAGTAGATATCCAACAGGTTCAATAGAAACAGCTGAATTGTTgtcaaagaagaactaTTCAGTCAATGGTGAACTAGAGTTTCTAAAGGACTGGAAATATTCGGAAggtgttggtgttttgaCCAAACTTGGTAATCAacaattgtttgataagGGAGTCAGGACGTTCTTCAGATATGGCCAATTGCAGGACTGGAATGAAGATGCCATGAAGATTGTGGCAAGAACGACATCTCAGGAGCGTATGACTTTTAGTGCGGAATACTTCCTTGCAGGGTTCTATGGTTTAGACTGGCACGACAAGGCCAATTTGGAGATTATCATTGAGGACAAGGGGTACAATAATACACTGTCTCCAAAGTACGCATGTGATATAAAATCCAAGACTGAAGAAACGACTAGAGATGTTACAACTCCGTTGCTTGAGAGATACACAAAAAAGGCTGTTGAAAGGCTCAATAATCAAATAGAAGGTATTAGATTTAGTGCTGAAAACATCTATGAAATGCAGGATTTATGTGCATATGAGACAAACAATAATGGGTTTTCCCACTTTTGTGGTTTGTTCACTCAACAGGAATGGGAGGATTATGAATACTATAACTCTTGGGTTTGGTAcaacaaaaacatgttTGGTTCGTCTAACAGCAGAGCTAAAGGAGTTGGCTGGGTTGAAGAGTTCAAACAAAGACTAACAGGATCAAGCAAGTTTAACTGGGAGACACTAGCTTCCCAGAACACTACTCTTGATACGAATCCAACATATTTTCCCGTTGACCAGAAGCTttactttgatttttcacATGATACGGTAATCACTCATATTTTTACTGCTCTTGGCATGGAGCAGTTCAAGACGAATTTCACCGTTGACGGATCTCTCAGAGAAACGAATTTCCAATTATCAAAGGTTGTGCCATTTGCCTCACAGACATACTTTGAGATCATTGAATGTGATGGTGAGGTTTCAGCAAACAGAACGGAGCCAGAGACGAGCAGCAACAGCACTACGGGCACTCCAAACAAGTATGTGCACATGATATTGAATGACCATACTATTGACTTGTCGAAGAACTTTCCGGAGTACTGCAGCCCAAGAGTGGACGGATGGTGTGAATTTGATAGCTTTGTCAAATACCTGGACACGCTCTGGGAGGTTGCGGATTTTGAAGAGGCTTGCTTTAGTGGAACCTATAATACTACCCAGATTGTCACCGATGGTGCACCCAACATATAG
- a CDS encoding uncharacterized protein (PKUD0A05620; similar to Saccharomyces cerevisiae YAR071W (PHO11)), which produces MLSLPVLATLISAISALPIGSDSRIPSPTSSEDLFPTDIGFFGVTATNSAPFMAQTDGAAITYGVPTSSYTLAQPIETAIQAKDHREGDQNIFQLMGNLSPYYISDGWGVYDYAIPGQCSISQVHLLSRHGSRYPTDPLVIGKLLDNKNYTVTGELEFLNDWKYLQGVNILTKLGNQQLFDKGVRTFFRYGQLQDWNEDAEKIVARTTSQERITSSAEYFLAGFYGLDWYDKANLEIIIESNGYNDTLAPYEHCPLTDKTEATASIPADGFLEKYTKKAVERLNKQIKGLTFNAKSIHQMQELCAYETNNNGFSHFCGLFTQQEWEDYEYYNSWTWYNSNMFGSPNGRAMGAGWVEEFKQRLTDSNDFDWNTLALQNTTLDTNPTYFPVDQKLYFDFSHDSVISNIFTALGMEQFKTNFTVDGSLRETNFQLSKVVPFASQTYFEIIECDGEVSANRTEPETSSNSTTGTPNKYVHMILNDHTIDLSKNFPEYCSPRVDGWCEFDSFVKYLDTLWEVADFEEACFSGTYNTTQIVTDGAPEK; this is translated from the coding sequence ATGTTGAGTTTACCAGTTCTGGCCACCCTAATCAGTGCAATTTCTGCATTACCAATTGGTAGTGATTCACGTATTCCGTCTCCAACATCTTCAGAGGATCTCTTCCCCACTGATATTGGTTTCTTTGGTGTAACAGCCACCAATTCTGCACCTTTTATGGCACAAACAGACGGTGCAGCTATTACCTATGGCGTTCCAACTTCGTCTTATACATTGGCGCAGCCAATTGAAACCGCCATCCAGGCCAAGGACCACAGGGAAGGTgatcaaaacattttccAGCTTATGGGTAATCTATCTCCATACTACATCAGTGATGGTTGGGGCGTCTACGACTACGCAATCCCAGGCCAATGCTCCATCTCACAAGTCCATTTGTTATCAAGACATGGTAGTAGATATCCAACAGATCCGCTGGTTATCGGTAAGTTGCTCGATAATAAGAATTACACGGTAACTGGtgaattggaatttttaAACGATTGGAAATATTTACAAGGTGTTAATATTTTAACCAAGCTAGGTAACCAACAACTATTTGATAAGGGTGTTAGAACCTTCTTCAGGTATGGCCAATTGCAGGATTGGAATGAAGATGCCGAAAAGATAGTAGCAAGGACGACATCACAGGAACGTATCACCTCAAGTGCGGAATACTTCCTTGCAGGGTTCTATGGTTTGGACTGGTATGACAAGGccaatttggaaattatTATTGAATCTAATGGATACAATGACACGCTTGCACCTTACGAGCATTGTCCGCTAACAGATAAAACTGAAGCTACTGCCTCTATTCCAGCTGATGGATTCTTAGAGAAGTACACTAAGAAGGCAGTTGAAAGACTTAACAAACAGATCAAAGGTTTAACTTTTAATGCCAAGAGCATCCATCAAATGCAAGAACTATGCGCATACGAGACTAACAACAATGGCTTTTCCCACTTTTGCGGTTTATTTACTCAACAAGAATGGGAGGACTATGAATATTATAACTCTTGGACTTGGTACAACAGCAATATGTTTGGCTCACCTAATGGCAGAGCTATGGGTGCTGGTTGGGTTGAGGAGTTTAAACAAAGATTGACAGATTCAAATGACTTTGATTGGAACACTTTAGCGTTACAAAACACTACCCTTGATACAAACCCAACATACTTCCCTGTTGACCAGAAGTTATACTTCGATTTTTCACATGACTCAGTTATTAGTAACATTTTTACTGCTCTTGGCATGGAGCAGTTCAAGACGAATTTCACCGTTGACGGATCTCTCAGAGAAACGAATTTCCAATTATCAAAGGTTGTGCCATTTGCCTCACAGACATACTTTGAGATCATTGAATGTGATGGTGAGGTTTCAGCAAACAGAACGGAGCCAGAGACGAGCAGCAACAGCACTACGGGCACTCCAAACAAGTATGTGCACATGATATTGAATGACCATACTATTGACTTGTCGAAGAACTTTCCGGAGTACTGCAGCCCAAGAGTGGACGGATGGTGTGAATTTGATAGCTTTGTCAAATACCTGGACACGCTCTGGGAGGTTGCGGATTTTGAAGAGGCTTGCTTTAGTGGAACCTATAATACTACCCAGATTGTCACCGATGGTGCACCAGAAAAgtaa
- a CDS encoding uncharacterized protein (PKUD0A05660; similar to Saccharomyces cerevisiae YBR066C (NRG2) and YDR043C (NRG1); ancestral locus Anc_3.281), which produces MLPPPIHLPMPLVHPLHRYNYYPYTAQSSGLHPLNTSINTYPPRNTQTNVSILATNTSVNINETDTQRQKLPSLSMVLNDIHALPPPPPLPPLNPNISLLTPHASINGPYLSNSRGISVLDGNAIPNKLSTSASVPLSSAHIPVVGDNNYPSLNSTTSKTAATPTTNVITGDNDTTNSTGNTSNTSTATNTKTSNLATGTVRKYICKICDKGFTTSGHLARHHRIHTGAKNHVCPWKDCNARFSRQDNCMQHYKTHLKVKKGRRKYTAKK; this is translated from the coding sequence ATGCTACCTCCTCCTATCCATCTACCTATGCCTCTTGTGCATCCTCTACATCGTTATAATTACTATCCATACACAGCACAGTCGTCGGGACTACATCCTCTCAACACAAGCATCAATACATACCCACCTAGAAACACACAGACCAATGTTAGTATCCTTGCAACAAACACCAGCgtcaatatcaatgaaacCGATACCCAAAGACAAAAACTACCTAGTTTGAGCATGGTCCTCAACGATATCCATGCCCTCCCTCCgcctcctcctcttccgCCATTGAACCCAAACATCTCACTCTTAACGCCTCATGCCTCCATTAACGGACCCTACTTGTCAAATTCACGTGGGATTTCTGTACTTGATGGTAATGCaattccaaacaaattGTCCACTTCCGCTTCTGTACCGCTTAGTTCCGCGCACATCCCCGTCGTCGGAGATAACAACTACCCAAGTTTGAATAGCACCACTTCCAAAACCGCTGCGACCCCAACGACAAACGTCATTACTGGCGATAATGACACTACCAACAGTACAGGCAATACAAGCAACACCTCCACGGCCACGAATACCAAGACGAGCAATCTTGCCACTGGCACAGTGAGGAAATATATCTGCAAGATCTGTGATAAGGGGTTCACAACATCTGGCCATTTGGCGAGACATCACCGAATCCATACAGGGGCCAAGAACCACGTGTGTCCTTGGAAAGACTGTAATGCAAGGTTTTCTCGCCAGGACAACTGCATGCAGCACTACAAGACCCATTTGAAAGTCAAGAAGGGCAGAAGGAAGTACACTGCCAAGAAGtaa
- a CDS encoding uncharacterized protein (PKUD0A05600), with product MGYRRRLNLDYTYGEDNVREDAAPHSTNKGVNVTVSTDTNATTSIDTATTSTDTNADSNTTANATPQRYLSYSDFLNRNDYDTGGYRRDDTDDFAQLDSRGWCLLIGYILVRVCSPLLLVAHALVLGLVLWRVHHFDLTNLQREMPPACGALAVHVFWVHLVAKLLFRENYYKRRK from the coding sequence ATGGGATACCGAAGAAGGCTAAATCTCGACTACACTTATGGGGAAGACAATGTCAGAGAAGACGCTGCACCTCACAGCACCAACAAGGGCGTTAATGTTACAGTTAGCACAGACACTAATGCTACCACTAGCATAGACACTGCTACCACTAGCACAGACACTAATGCCGACAGCAACACTACCGCCAATGCCACTCCACAACGGTATTTGAGCTACTCCGACTTTCTCAATCGCAACGACTACGACACCGGCGGGTACCGACGCGACGACACAGACGACTTTGCCCAGCTGGACTCCAGAGGGTGGTGTTTGCTCATTGGGTATATTCTCGTCCGTGTCTGCTCGCCCCTTCTGCTGGTGGCGCATGCGCTCGTTCTCGGCCTGGTGCTGTGGCGAGTCCATCATTTCGATCTCACGAATCTACAGCGAGAAATGCCGCCTGCGTGTGGCGCATTGGCCGTGCACGTGTTCTGGGTCCATCTTGTTGCAAAGCTGCTTTTTAGGGAAAACTACTACAAGCGCAGAAAGTGA
- a CDS encoding uncharacterized protein (PKUD0A05610; similar to Saccharomyces cerevisiae YML038C (YMD8); ancestral locus Anc_5.585): protein MTRSRSTTLDMGLLQPVDTLTSLPEIPRSPASPIHRRSQSLVVDQEIDNLTEEAVPKEEPIQSSRQNIWAALYSRYPNLNITLISITLWYAFSMSISVYNRWMFSTSKLDFSFPILITSFHQLILTFLSVCTLLIFPRFRIEKYGDTTYTMPLKDYATKIFPCSVASAGDIGLGNTAFRFITLSLYTMVKTSSLIFVLMWGVFFKLEKLNLKISMIVTLMVFGVSMMIYGQHDDPESVSARELLKPSHIFLGVTLVLLAACMSGLRWALTQIMLKKNKHTRNPILTMMYISPGMFFVLLMVGSAVEGVGEFLHAPIWENKGSWGTIGLMIIPGFLAFFMTISEFVLLQYASLLTLSVAGIFKELLTIFLSWIVFGDTFSLINGIGLLITFTDILWYNKYRFDQNEITGKDDIELVDVEMNDLNVMTEYSTK, encoded by the coding sequence ATGACTAGGTCAAGATCAACTACTTTAGATATGGGATTGCTGCAACCAGTTGACACCTTGACGAGTCTTCCTGAGATACCTAGGTCGCCTGCATCTCCAATCCACCGCCGATCTCAATCACTTGTAGTGgatcaagaaattgataatttaACCGAAGAAGCTGTTCCAAAAGAAGAGCCTATTCAATCATCACGACAGAATATTTGGGCCGCCCTTTATTCGAGGTATCCAAATCTAAATATTACACTTATATCGATCACCTTGTGGTATGCGTTTTCCATGTCAATTAGTGTGTATAATCGATGGATGTTTTCGACTTCAAAGCTCgatttttcctttcctaTTTTGATAACATCGTTCCATCAGTTGATTTTGACATTTCTTTCAGTATGTACGCTATTGATATTTCCAAGATTCAGAATCGAGAAGTATGGCGATACAACGTATACGATGCCCCTGAAAGATTATGCAACTAAGATCTTCCCCTGTAGTGTTGCCTCTGCTGGAGATATTGGATTGGGTAACACGGCGTTCAGATTCATCACATTATCTTTGTACACAATGGTGAAAACATCTTCCTTAATATTTGTATTGATGTGGGGggtattcttcaaattggagaaactaaatttgaaaatatcaatgattGTCACATTGATGGTATTTGGTGtttcaatgatgatttaTGGTCAGCATGATGATCCAGAGTCGGTATCAGCCAGGGAATTGTTGAAACCAAGTCATATTTTTTTAGGCGTAACATTGGTTCTTTTAGCAGCATGTATGTCTGGTTTGAGGTGGGCATTGACTCAAATAATGctaaaaaagaacaaacaTACAAGAAATCCCATTTTAACAATGATGTATATATCACCTGGAATGTTTTTTGTGTTACTGATGGTTGGGTCTGCAGTCGAAGGGGTTGGTGAGTTTTTACATGCACCAATCTGGGAAAACAAAGGTTCTTGGGGAACGATTGGTTTAATGATTATACCCGGCTTTTTGGCGTTCTTTATGACAATATCTGAGTTTGTTTTGTTGCAGTATGCCTCACTACTTACTTTGTCCGTTGCTGGgattttcaaagagttactaactatttttttaagcTGGATTGTATTTGGAGATACCTTTAGCTTGATCAACGGGATTGGGTTGTTGATTACTTTTACCGATATCTTATGGTACAACAAATACAGGTTCGATCAAAACGAAATTACAGGCAAGGACGACATTGAATTGGTGGATGTCGAAATGAACGATTTGAACGTAATGACAGAGTATTCCACTAAATAA